One Silene latifolia isolate original U9 population chromosome 4, ASM4854445v1, whole genome shotgun sequence DNA segment encodes these proteins:
- the LOC141651351 gene encoding uncharacterized protein LOC141651351, whose protein sequence is MAFNDCIRDFQLNDLTTSGCAYSWTNKHMDGTRVWSRLDRAMVYTCWLQYFPNSTATVMTPGISDHSPLLISVFVEQRYRKHFSFLNCWIDSPHYTDYVKDG, encoded by the coding sequence ATGGCTTTTAATGACTGTATAAGGGACTTTCAACTAAACGATCTAACCACTAGTGGATGTGCTTATAGTTGGACTAATAAACACATGGATGGGACTCGAGTTTGGTCCAGACTTGATAGGGCTATGGTTTATACTTGCTGGCTTCAATATTTTCCCAACTCTACTGCTACTGTGATGACACCTGGGATTTCAGATCATTCTCCTCTACTTATCTCTGTCTTTGTAGAGCAGAGGTATAGAAAACACTTCAGCTTTTTGAATTGCTGGATTGATAGTCCTCACTACACTGACTATGTGAAGGATGGATAA